TTTCCGGCTTTTCTACCTTTGCTGCTACCTCTGGCTTCTTTTCATATTTCTTTCTGAATTTTTCTACTCTACCGGCAGTATCAACAAGTTTTTCTTTCCCGGTGAAGAACGGATGGCATTTAGCACAAATTTCTACATGTATTTCTTTTTTTGTAGAACCCGTTGTTACAACATTTCCACAGGCACAGATAATCTTTGCATCCCTATAATACTGAGGATGGATTTTTTCTTTCATAGTCACCCCTTTTCCACAAACGCTCAAAATTGAGCCGTTCCGTTGGACTTAATTTATCTACAATAAGTATCCCATTTAAATGGTCTATTTCGTGTTGAAGAACCCTTGCCAGCAAATCACCTACCTCTATAATTTTTGATTCTCCGTTTTCATCTAATCCTCGTACTACTACATAATTCGGTCTTGTAATAGTAATTTCCACACCGGGAAAAGATATACAGCCCTCATCTTCCGTAAATTCTCCTCTGGATTCAATAATCTCAGGATTAATGACTACAATATTCTCTTTTCCCACATTTGCAAGAACTATTTTTTCAAGTATTCCAAACTGATTTGCCGCAAACCCAACTGCCTTATATTTTTTCATAGAATCTGCCATAATCTTAATAACATAATTAATATGTGCAGGGTCAAAATTAGTAACTTCACAAGTCTTGCTTCTCAAAGCAGGATTAGGATATATTCTTGGTCTGTTCATCTTTCTTTATTTTTATGCTTAGTTCTTCTAATTGTGCTTCCGTAGCCTCCGAAGGAATGTCTTCCAACAAACCCACTCCGCTTAAAGTTTTAGGGAAAGCAATTACATCCTGTATGCTGTTCATTCCCAGTAATATCGCAGTAAATCTATCCACGCCAAGCGCAATTCCTCCGTGCGGCGGTGCGCCATATTCTAAGGCTTTCAGCAGGCAACCAAAATTCGCTTCCCGCGACTCTGCGTCCATTCCTACGACACCCAGGATTTTTTCCTGTAGTTCTCTTGTATGCGGCCTTATACTGCCTGAACCAAGCTCCACACCATTAAGAACAAGGTCATACAGTCTCCCGATTGTAGCATCAGGATTAGATTCCATATTTGTCTCATCTTTTGGAGTTACAAAAGCATGATGTGCAGTAACCAATTTTTTTGTAACCGCATCCCTGTCAAACATAGGGAAATCCGTTATCCAGGTAAACTCATACTGCCCCGGTCTTTGCAGTAAATAATTATTTATAATGTAATTACGAATTCCGCCTAATGCTTCGTTCGCCCGCTTACGCTCACCGGCAACAAACAATAAGCTGCCCGGTTTACTCCCGGTAAGATTCTCCAGTTCTTTTAATGCTTCGGGATTAAAAAACTTGGCAACGCTACCGGAGAAAGTATTGTCTGCATATTTAAGCCAACCCAATCCCATACCATAACCTTTTGCCACGTTTTCAAATTCTGCTATCATTTTCCGTGATACATCCGTCTCAAAGAACAAACATTTTACGGCCTGCGCCGACTTGAATATGTTAAAATCCGTTTTATGACACAATTCCGTTACATCTTTTAAATATAATTCATATCTTAAATCCGGTTTATCGCTTCCATAAGTCTCCAGCGCTTCGTTGTAAGTCATTCTTCTGAGTGGTATATTCAATTGTATATTACACAATTTAGAAAATACATATTGCATAAGTTTCTCAATAAGAACAAATATTTCTTCTTCATCAATAAACGATAATTCTATGTCAAGTTGAGTAAATTCCGGCTGCCTGTCTTTTCGCTGGTCTTCATCTCTCATACATCTTGCAAACTGGTAATATTTTTCAAATCCTGCTATCATAAGCAACTGTTTATAAATCTGTGGAGATTGAACTAACGAATAAAACTTTCCTTTATGTATTCTTGAGGGCACAAGGAAGTCTCTCGCACCTTCCGGTGTGCTTCGCCCCAATAAGGGAGTTTCTACATTAATAAAATCTTGAGATTGAAGATGTTCGCTTATTAAATACATAAGTTTGCTTTTAAAAATTATTGCTTTTTGCATAGATATGCGTCTTAAATCAAGATACCTGTATTTTAATCGCAATTCGTCTTTTGCAGTTATCTCATCCGTTATAACAAATGGTGGGACAGCAGAATTAGAAAGGATTTCAATTTTCTCTGCCTCTACATCTATTTGCCCGGTGTCCATCTTAAGGTTCTCCATTCCTGTCGGTCTTGACACCACTTTCCCGGTAACGGCAATAACCCATTCATTACCGATAGCTTTTATTTCTTCAAGTAAACTATCTTCTTTTACTACAACCTGTGTAATACCGTATCTATCCCTTAAATTTATAAAAGCTACTTTGCCGTGCAATCGCAATCCTTCAACCCACCCGGCAAGTTTAACGGTGTTGTTTTCGTTTTCTTTTCTTAATTCTCCGCAATTATGCGTCCTCAATTTCATTATTTTCCACCTTTCCCGTTGTTTCTGCCATATAAAAGGTCATCGCCTATAGGGAAAAAATCATCCGCAACTTCTTTTAATTCCATTGCGGTATTATGAGGGAAACTATAGACTTCAACTCTAGGCCCTCTTGCTTTGACTGTTTCTACAAGGCTTACAAAATCCCCATCCCCGGAAACAAGCGCAACCACATCAAGATTATCAACCATACTCAATATCTCAAGAGCAATTTCCATATCATAATCTCCTTTTTGAGAACCGTCTGCTCTTTGGATTAATGATTTACGCCTTACGTCAAAAGAGTGGTGTTCCAGAAGTGATACAAATCCCGATTGGTCAATTTCAGGGTTTTCAATCATATAAGCAGTTGCTTTTATCAGCCTTCTCCTTTTAACTGCATGATGTAAAAGTTTCATATAATCAAGTCTTGATTCGTAATTCTTTTTTGCGGCATAAAACATATTTTGGACATCCACAAATACGCCTACTTTTAAGTTTTCCCATTTTTTATTATGGTTTTTTAATGCTTTGTATTCATATTCAAGTTTTTGAATCCTGATATTTAAGTCATTTACACGATTAGAAACATCACTCAAACTCAATACTTGTGGTTTTTTAAACAATCTCATCCTTTCCTCCTGATAACAAGCCCATATAATCACTGCCTACCGCAGACAGGCATCTATTATTTATCATTTTTATAATGTTTTTGGTAGGATAACAAGTCCACATATACAACCTATAGAATTAGCAGCGAAATCCGCCCATTCCACTGTTCTTCCCGGAATGAAATGCTGATGTAATTCATCTATTGCTGCAAAACATAAGATAATACATAATTTTATTGGCACACTATATTTATTAGAGCTCCGAATTTTACCAAGCTCTTTCCACCTCCGGTGGATTAGAGATTGGTATCCGGTTTCACCGGAAAAAACCAAAAATGCAAGTATAAAATATTCACTAAGGTGTGCTAATTTGTCTATACCAAATATCTTATCTACCCCGGGTACTTCAAAATTAGGGATACTTGATACTATAAGCATCAACGCTGTCCATATAAACGCCAGCCTATATTGCTTCATTCTCACCTCCTGCCCATCGTTTTTTCATCACTAACAGGCAAATAAAAAGACTTCTATTTGTTGCTCTCCATTTATTTATATTTACAGATACTTTGCTATTATGTATCTATTTTTTTATTTTGCAAGTATTTTTTATTTTTTAACCCCAAACTGTATTCTGTCCTCTTCATCCTATCTGTTCTCTATTTTCTTTCGTGTTTTTCGTCTTTTCGTGATTTCATGGACAGTTGTTTCCCGTTATTTTTTAACTCTCTAAATTTCCGTTTTCTGTATTTCTTATCCGCGTGTATTTGCGTTCATCTGCGGTTACTCTTTCCTTTTTCTGTCCTTGTTTTCGTGCTAATTAGCGTTCACTATAGTCCGGAATCTTTTGCCGGATTCGTGGATAAAATTCTTTATATTCTCTATTTGTAGTTTATTCTTTAACTCTATGATTTTACTTTTTCTATTATCCTGTCAATCCTGTCCTATTTCTCTGTGTTCTGTTGTTACTATTTCCTCTTTACAAAAAAAACATTGACGGAAAGCTACTCCTACATATATATTAAAATATATGCAACATCCTGATCCGGATTCTGTTTCTTTTTTCTTGGAAATATCAAAAAACCCCGTAATTAATGGTATCAGCTTCTTAATTGGATTTGTAGGATTTGTTCTTGCAATTATATTTTACATCAAGAGCAAAAAACTCAAAAAACCAATCTATTGGATGAAAACTTTTGAATTGTTAAAAGGGGAAGAAAAGTTCTCCAAAATGTCCATTTTATATGAAGGCGCTAAAGTAAATACGGTTTCTTTGACTAAAGTTGTTTTTTTTAATGCCGGCAACGAAACTATCGATTCCGGAGATATTGCTCAAAATGACCCCTTAAGGATAGAAATAGGTGGCGGAACTAAAATACTGGATAAAGACATAATTTATGTTAAAAATAAAGCAAATAATTTCAGGCTTGAAGAAACCGGGCAAAATAACATTTTGAATATCCAATTTGATTATCTTGATAAAGAAGAAGGGGGAGTATTCCAGATTACTCATACCGGAGCTTCCCCGGATGCTATTAATCTTAAAGGCTCTATTAAAGGGGTCTCCCACATATTAAAACGGAAAAATAATGGAAAACTATTTTATGATATTTGTTTCTCTGCAATAATTATGATGCTTGCCTTTTTTGTAACTAATACTCGCTTTCACTGGCCGCTTAAGTTTTCTATTTATGCAATTATTGTAAGCATTTTATGGATAATGTTTTCTAAATTTCCATCCGGAAGTGTAACTCGTAAATACGATAATAAAATATAAAAAATGGAACATGAAATTGCAGAATTTATTGAGTCTTTGAGGTTAAAAAATGCGTCTGAGCATACGGTAAAAGGTTATGCTACAGACTTAAAAGAATTTAAAGATGGCTTTCCCGATAAACCCGTTACTGCAATAGGCAAAAAAGAGTTAACAAATTTCCTGGCAGGGCTAAGACGATATGGCTTTGATAACAGTACAGCTAACAGAAAACTTTCCGCTTTACGCTCTTTCTTCAAATTTCTAGTTGAAAAAGGAACCATATCAAAAAATCCTGCCGTTAACGTCAAGGCGCCTAAAATAGAATCGAAATTACCTTCTTTCCTTACGGAAGAATCCGCAGAAAAACTTATGGACACTGAAAACCTTTCTCCAAGAGACAGGGCTATTCTCGAAACTCTATACGGAACAGGAGTCAGGGCATCCGAATTAATCGGAATGAATATAGGAAGTCTGGATTTTGTTAATGAAACCGTAACGGTTCTGGGAAAAGGTTCCAAAGAACGTAAAATTCCTCTAACTCGCACCGCTATATATGTTTTAAAAAATTATATTGCAAATAGAAATATGATGGAGAGGGATGCGCCCTTATTCTTAAACAAATACAATCAAAGACTTTCACAAAGAGGTTTACAAAATATAGTAAATAAACATATACGAATGATTGCAGAGTTACGAAGAATGAGTCCACATACTTTACGCCATACCTACGCAAGCGTAATGCTCAACAAAGGTTGTGATTTACGCACAATACAGGAATTGTTAGGACATGCTTCAATCGCTTCGACTCAAATTTATACCCATTTAACTGTCGAAAAATTAAAAGACGCTTATAAAACCGGACACCCTCGTGCATAATTACTTATTAATTAAAAACGGCAGAGTAATTGACCTCACCAATAATATAGACGCTAAGTTGGATATTCTCATTAAAGACGGCATCATTGATTCAGTCGCTCCCAACATATTCCAAAAAGATGCAACTATAATCGATGCTTCTAATCTTATAATCACGCCTGGTCTTATTGATGTTCATACACATTTTCGCGAGCCGGGAGAAGAACAAAAAGAAGATATTCGTACAGGCTCAAGAGCTGCGCTTGCCGGTGGATTTACTTCTGTCATCTGCGAACCCAATACCCAACCCAGAATAGATAATTCGGATATTTTAAAAAAAGTTATAACCAGAGGTAAAGAAGTAGGATTGATAAACTTATACTCGTCCGCCTGTATTACAACCGGCGATAAACATAACAAATTAACGGATATTAAGGATTTGAAAGACAGCGGCGCGACTATGTTTACGGATGACGGCGACCCCGTAATATATCCCGAGCTTATGCAAAAAGCTCTGGTTGAAGCTCAAAAAAACAAAACAATGCTCTCGCCTCACTGCGAATCTTCTGGTTGGGCAGAATCTATTACCGGAAAATTAAACGAAGAACCGGAAATATTTTACGTAAAAAGAGATATTGAATTAGTAAAAAAAACCAACGCTTCTTTGCATTTTGCTCATATAAGTCTTGAAGAAAGTTTGAATGCAATAAGAATCGCCAAATCAAAAGGTTTGAATATAACCTGCGAAGTTACACCGCATCATCTTGTTCTGGATAAATCATTCGAAAAAAAATACGGAACGCTTACAAAAGTAAATCCCGCCTTGAGAAAAATTTCAGATGTAAAAGCAATGCAAGAAGGGCTACTTGATGGAACAATTGATGTAATCGCGTCCGACCATGCACCTCATACCAAAGCAGATAAAGATTCGGTTTGGGAAAAAGCCGCCTGTGGAATGATAGGTATAGAAACTTCTTTAGGAGTATTACTGTCGGAATTAGTGCATAAAAATATTATACCGCTCAATACTTTGATTGCGAAACTAACCTGTAATCCCGCAAATATATTTAACCTGCCCGCAGGAAAATTGACTCCGGGTATGCCTGCAGACATAACCATAATTGATTTAAACAAAGAATGGACAGTAGATGCAAATAAGTTTGAATCCAAATCAAGAAATTGCCCGTTTGACAAATGGGAACTAAAAGGTAAACCCGTAATGACAATCGTTAAAGGGAAAGTCAAGATGAAAGACGGAGTTGTGATATAGTACTCGCTTCTTCTCCATAAGCGGGAATCAATACTTTAACTTATATAATTTTTAATTGCCCCATCCCATACGGTCCTACATTTGTTACGAGACAGCCCAGAATTTGTCGCGGGAAGGGTTGCATATAAGTTTACAAAATAAAACTAATTGACTTTATAGAAAACCCTTATACATTAAAAAAACAATAACTAAATAATGCAATATGCGCCGCTTCTGACAAAATCAAAATACCTTAACGGATTACAGTGTCATAAATACTTATGGATGCTCCTGAATGAAGCGGATAAAATCCCCGAAACCGACGAAGGGACTCAATTTGTATTTGAACAGGGAAATTTAGTCGGAGAACTTGCCAAAAAATTCTTTCCGAACGGAAAAGGTTTCGAGGCAATGGGGTTCAAGGAAAATATTG
Above is a genomic segment from bacterium containing:
- the rpmE gene encoding 50S ribosomal protein L31 yields the protein MKEKIHPQYYRDAKIICACGNVVTTGSTKKEIHVEICAKCHPFFTGKEKLVDTAGRVEKFRKKYEKKPEVAAKVEKPEKAVKSAKKTSKK
- the def gene encoding peptide deformylase; translation: MNRPRIYPNPALRSKTCEVTNFDPAHINYVIKIMADSMKKYKAVGFAANQFGILEKIVLANVGKENIVVINPEIIESRGEFTEDEGCISFPGVEITITRPNYVVVRGLDENGESKIIEVGDLLARVLQHEIDHLNGILIVDKLSPTERLNFERLWKRGDYERKNPSSVL
- the aspS gene encoding aspartate--tRNA ligase, with the protein product MKLRTHNCGELRKENENNTVKLAGWVEGLRLHGKVAFINLRDRYGITQVVVKEDSLLEEIKAIGNEWVIAVTGKVVSRPTGMENLKMDTGQIDVEAEKIEILSNSAVPPFVITDEITAKDELRLKYRYLDLRRISMQKAIIFKSKLMYLISEHLQSQDFINVETPLLGRSTPEGARDFLVPSRIHKGKFYSLVQSPQIYKQLLMIAGFEKYYQFARCMRDEDQRKDRQPEFTQLDIELSFIDEEEIFVLIEKLMQYVFSKLCNIQLNIPLRRMTYNEALETYGSDKPDLRYELYLKDVTELCHKTDFNIFKSAQAVKCLFFETDVSRKMIAEFENVAKGYGMGLGWLKYADNTFSGSVAKFFNPEALKELENLTGSKPGSLLFVAGERKRANEALGGIRNYIINNYLLQRPGQYEFTWITDFPMFDRDAVTKKLVTAHHAFVTPKDETNMESNPDATIGRLYDLVLNGVELGSGSIRPHTRELQEKILGVVGMDAESREANFGCLLKALEYGAPPHGGIALGVDRFTAILLGMNSIQDVIAFPKTLSGVGLLEDIPSEATEAQLEELSIKIKKDEQTKNIS
- a CDS encoding NYN domain-containing protein, with protein sequence MRLFKKPQVLSLSDVSNRVNDLNIRIQKLEYEYKALKNHNKKWENLKVGVFVDVQNMFYAAKKNYESRLDYMKLLHHAVKRRRLIKATAYMIENPEIDQSGFVSLLEHHSFDVRRKSLIQRADGSQKGDYDMEIALEILSMVDNLDVVALVSGDGDFVSLVETVKARGPRVEVYSFPHNTAMELKEVADDFFPIGDDLLYGRNNGKGGK
- a CDS encoding VanZ family protein; translated protein: MKQYRLAFIWTALMLIVSSIPNFEVPGVDKIFGIDKLAHLSEYFILAFLVFSGETGYQSLIHRRWKELGKIRSSNKYSVPIKLCIILCFAAIDELHQHFIPGRTVEWADFAANSIGCICGLVILPKTL
- the xerA gene encoding site-specific tyrosine recombinase/integron integrase, encoding MEHEIAEFIESLRLKNASEHTVKGYATDLKEFKDGFPDKPVTAIGKKELTNFLAGLRRYGFDNSTANRKLSALRSFFKFLVEKGTISKNPAVNVKAPKIESKLPSFLTEESAEKLMDTENLSPRDRAILETLYGTGVRASELIGMNIGSLDFVNETVTVLGKGSKERKIPLTRTAIYVLKNYIANRNMMERDAPLFLNKYNQRLSQRGLQNIVNKHIRMIAELRRMSPHTLRHTYASVMLNKGCDLRTIQELLGHASIASTQIYTHLTVEKLKDAYKTGHPRA
- a CDS encoding dihydroorotase produces the protein MHNYLLIKNGRVIDLTNNIDAKLDILIKDGIIDSVAPNIFQKDATIIDASNLIITPGLIDVHTHFREPGEEQKEDIRTGSRAALAGGFTSVICEPNTQPRIDNSDILKKVITRGKEVGLINLYSSACITTGDKHNKLTDIKDLKDSGATMFTDDGDPVIYPELMQKALVEAQKNKTMLSPHCESSGWAESITGKLNEEPEIFYVKRDIELVKKTNASLHFAHISLEESLNAIRIAKSKGLNITCEVTPHHLVLDKSFEKKYGTLTKVNPALRKISDVKAMQEGLLDGTIDVIASDHAPHTKADKDSVWEKAACGMIGIETSLGVLLSELVHKNIIPLNTLIAKLTCNPANIFNLPAGKLTPGMPADITIIDLNKEWTVDANKFESKSRNCPFDKWELKGKPVMTIVKGKVKMKDGVVI